From the genome of Deferribacteraceae bacterium V6Fe1:
TATTTGTTTTACTTTCAGCTGTATTTCATTTTATGATTTTTACGTTAATGCAATACGATATAAAAGATTATCCAAGCAAAGTCTCAGATGGCAGGTATTCTGTTTATTTTTTTAAAATTGCGGATAAAAAAACTGCCTTAAAAAATGATGATTTTAAGACTACTAAAAGAAATAGAACTGTCAAAGAAAGCATTAAGACTAACAAAAATGCTATGCCAAAAAAAGAGATTTCCAACATAAACAAAACAGAACAAGTTGTAGCTTACAAAAATCAGGCAGACAATCAGACTGAAATTACGGGTATTGAAGCTAAACAATCGAGATCATTTATTACAAAGACATTAGGGTTTCGCAAGGAGGAAAGTAGTTATCATAAGACGGATAATATTAACGATAATTTTGCTTTAGCTGATAAAGGTGAGAAGCAAAATGCAGAGCTTTTGGTAAATTTTGACGTGGAAAAATATTCAAAATACGCCCTTTCAGTCATTAGAAATGTATTGGATTATCCTTATTTCGCAAGGAAAAGAGGGATTGAGGGGGATGTTGAAGTATTGATTAAAGTCTCAAAAGGTGGAAAGTTAGAGGATTTAAAACTGATAAAATCTTCCGGTTACAACGTATTGGACGAAAACACACTTAAACTTGCAGGCAAAGTGGATTTTGAAAGAAAACCACCTGACAATGTAGAATTTCCTGTTAAAATATCTTACA
Proteins encoded in this window:
- a CDS encoding energy transducer TonB, translating into MIFTLMQYDIKDYPSKVSDGRYSVYFFKIADKKTALKNDDFKTTKRNRTVKESIKTNKNAMPKKEISNINKTEQVVAYKNQADNQTEITGIEAKQSRSFITKTLGFRKEESSYHKTDNINDNFALADKGEKQNAELLVNFDVEKYSKYALSVIRNVLDYPYFARKRGIEGDVEVLIKVSKGGKLEDLKLIKSSGYNVLDENTLKLAGKVDFERKPPDNVEFPVKISYRLNQ